In Nicotiana tabacum cultivar K326 chromosome 19, ASM71507v2, whole genome shotgun sequence, one DNA window encodes the following:
- the LOC142173469 gene encoding uncharacterized protein LOC142173469, translating to MRASLKAAFNVNISEVKCKRAKRLILESLEGSFTDEYNKLVAYVIELKFSNPGTDVIVNLSKDALAEGKRRFLRMYISFYAMKMRFKNWLTPFIGLNGTFLKGKVKGQLLVAVGQDSSVSQVDDDVKAVIEDLLKYPPTCWSRAFFDTTYKNQSVDNNLTESFNAWILQARHKPIIKMLEEIRIKVMNMLTDNEAEVCHVNGNANQGYKVTEGNDRHIVNLGAKKYTCRTWDLCGLSCPHAICALLYKKVDPLSEIHRYLSKEAYLQTYSHKLQPVRGEKFWKIDPSQNMEPPEFVRMAGRPKVKRIIKTNESFNRQGQWSQSRKGRVMTCNNCGEPGHNARGCAKHSKGK from the exons ATGAGGGCAAGCTTGAAGGCTGCATTTAATGTAAATATTAGTGAGGTAAAGTGTAAGAGGGCAAAAAGATTGATTTTGGAGAGTCTTGAAGGGAGTTTTACTGATGAATATAATAAGTTGGTGGCATATGTTATTGAATTGAAGTTTAGTAATCCTGGAACTGATGTGATAGTTAACTTATCAAAGGATGCTCTAGCTGAAGGCAAGAGAAGGTTCTTAAGGATGTACATAAGTTTTTATGCAATGAAGATGAGGTTTAAGAATTGGTTGACACCCTTTATAGGGTTGAATGGAACTTTTTTGAAAGGGAAAGTTAAGGGTCAGCTTTTGGTGGCAGTTGGTCAAGACTCT AGTGTGAGTCAAGTGGATGATGATGTTAAGGCTGTTATTGAAGATCTGTTAAAGTATCCACCTACTTGCTGGAGTAGGGCATTCTTTGATACTACCTACAAGAATCAGTCAGTTGATAATAACCTGACTGAGTCCTTCAATGCATGGATATTGCAAGCCAGACACAAGCCAATTATAAAGATGTTAGAGGAGATCAGAATCAAGGTTATGAACATGTTGACTGATAATGAAGCTGAAGTG TGTCATGTGAATGGCAATGCTAACCAAGGTTATAAAGTGACAGAAGGTAATGATAGGCACATTGTGAATCTGGGGGCAAAAAAATACACTTGCAGGACATGGGACCTTTGTGGACTCTCATGTCCTCATGCAATTTGTGCCCTACTGTACAAAAAGGTTGACCCTTTAAGTGAGATTCACCGGTACCTTTCCAAAGAGGCATATCTCCAAACTTATTCTCATAAGTTACAACCTGTGAGAGGAGAAAAGTTCTGGAAGATAGACCCCTCACAGAATATGGAACCACCTGAGTTTGTAAGAATGGCTGGCAGGCCAAaagtaaaaagaataataaagacAAATGAGTCCTTTAATAGGCAAGGGCAATGGTCTCAATCCAGGAAAGGGAGAGTAATGACATGTAATAACTGTGGAGAACCTGGACATAATGCTAGGGGATGTGCCAAG CACTCTAAAGGAAAATAA